One Mycosarcoma maydis chromosome 9, whole genome shotgun sequence DNA window includes the following coding sequences:
- a CDS encoding uncharacterized protein (related to SEC14 - phosphatidylinositol/phosphatidylcholine transfer protein): MPPSMESSTSSGSSEPVTPPLNRNATWAASRSAAADASETTPQKGPSAPTDSSSPLSLRKRFASFTRSAGKNVSGSLSAGATSPSVTPLQDSSQRIERLDLQKGAVGANTGDPPTLSNHASSAPISRRGSFTETGERDVFSAPPKDDILDDSPLQCILRSPNARALPGHPGNLTPTQTQALHELTQALKSDGALHDPESEPPSYQETQLLRFLRARSFNVQAARAMYLKAEAWKKEIDLDRLVREFSFDERDAVAAHGWCMYFHKTDKLGRPIFIQDLGSMNCTEVFRKTTPERVIQKFAVTLELAVRHRYEPCTIASGRWVDDNMMVINLAGLGLSTFWSMKGQLQQLLSILDNNFPELSGRVQIINAPYMFSTIWSWVKGWLPTATVEKIDIAGAEYKEAVFEYVRKEDWPKDLGGECECRDEQGCRKSDPGPWDKRLVRTADL; the protein is encoded by the coding sequence ATGCCGCCTTCGATGGAGTCTTCCACCTCATCTGGGTCATCAGAGCCCGTTACTCCTCCTTTGAACCGCAACGCAACCTGGGCTGCAAGCCGCAGCGCTGCCGCCGATGCATCAGAAACCACGCCCCAAAAAGGACCGTCCGCGCCTACCGACAGTTCATCACCTCTATCCCTCCGAAAGAGATTTGCGTCCTTCACACGCTCAGCTGGCAAGAATGTCTCTGGCTCGCTCTCTGCCGGTGCTACTTCGCCCTCAGTGACGCCGCTCCAAGATAGCTCGCAGCGAATCGAGAGATTGGATCTTCAAAAAGGAGCAGTTGGAGCAAACACAGGAGACCCACCAACGTTGTCAAATCATGCATCCTCAGCGCCCATCTCTCGCAGAGGCAGCTTTACGGAGACTGGTGAGCGAGACGTGTTCAGTGCACCCCCCAAGGACGACATTCTCGATGATTCGCCGCTGCAGTGTATTCTCAGGAGCCCCaatgctcgagctcttccgGGACATCCAGGCAATCTGACGCCCACTCAAACGCAAGCGCTCCACGAGCTCACTCAGGCACTGAAGAGTGACGGAGCACTTCATGATCCTGAATCGGAACCTCCTTCGTACCAAGAAACGCAACTGCTACGCTTCCTTCGAGCACGTAGCTTCAACGTTCAAGCAGCACGGGCCATGTACCTGAAAGCGGAAGCGTGGAAAAAGGAGATCGACTTGGACCGACTCGTTCGGGAATTTTCTTTCGACGAACGCGATGCGGTCGCTGCACACGGCTGGTGCATGTACTTTCATAAGACCGATAAGTTGGGACGGCCGATCTTCATCCAAGATCTTGGCTCGATGAATTGCACCGAGGTGTTTCGCAAGACGACACCGGAACGAGTGATTCAGAAGTTTGCCGTGAcactcgagcttgcagTGCGACATCGATACGAACCTTGCACCATCGCAAGCGGTCGATGGGTCGACGACAACATGATGGTGATCAACCTAGCCGGTCTTGGACTGAGCACGTTCTGGTCGATGAAGGGACAACTTCAGCAATTGTTGAGTATTCTAGATAACAACTTCCCCGAGTTGTCCGGGCGGGTTCAGATCATCAATGCGCCGTACATGTTTAGTACCATTTGGAGTTGGGTCAAAGGTTGGTTGCCAACAGCGACGGTGGAAAAGATCGACATCGCGGGCGCCGAGTACAAAGAGGCGGTCTTTGAGTATGTGCGCAAGGAGGATTGGCCGAAAGACTTGGGTGGCGAGTGCGAGTGTAGGGACGAGCAGGGATGTAGAAAGAGCGATCCGGGTCCTTGGGATAAGCGCTTGGTCCGGACGGCGGATTTGTAG
- a CDS encoding uncharacterized protein (related to nadh-ubiquinone oxidoreductase 9.5 kDa subunit), translating to MASIFSPFRNTYRYLQYAAHEHPVVFFSIVIGSVGPLAVVTVPPIRKAYGWKPADKVPTSYPLPARAREQITAYDDEE from the exons ATGGCGTCGATCTTCTCGCCTTTCCGCAACACATACCGATACCTT CAATATGCAGCACACGAACACCCAGTAGTGTTCTTCTCAATCGTCATCGGATCTGTCGGCCCGCTGGCTGTGGTGACGGTACCCCCCATTCGTAAAGCGTACGGCTGGAAGCCTGCTGACAAGGTGCCCACCTCGTATCCTC TCCCGGCTCGTGCACGAGAACAGATCACCGCATACGACGATGAAGAATAG